One window from the genome of Puniceicoccus vermicola encodes:
- a CDS encoding succinylglutamate desuccinylase/aspartoacylase family protein: MKPSPAEWGKVRVEAGQLKRFSLEVGKSLSGARVNLPIVVWRAKEPGPVLGITSAVHGDEVNGTGAIRSLIQEPPFSLARGTLILIPVINILGFERHTRYMPDRRDLNRSFPGTAKGSLTARLARKVFEDVVKRCDYIVDLHTAALRRTNFPNVRADCENTDCQRLARAFGCEVIVNGSGPEGSLRREAVDAGCPTIVIEAGEVWKVEPTVLDLTRRGITNVLIELGIVEGFQQLPPHQIIVEETKWVRAEKAGLLRYHVAPGQSVASGQVLATNTTLLGRTNETIRSPYDGIVMGMTTMPAVAAGDPIFHIALPKSKQQHLRLTQSIGGLEKNSLESDLRTQLATNIDVSEEEEQ, from the coding sequence ATGAAACCCTCGCCCGCAGAATGGGGAAAGGTGAGAGTCGAGGCAGGACAGCTGAAGCGATTCTCCCTCGAAGTGGGCAAGAGCCTCAGTGGTGCCCGGGTGAATCTTCCTATCGTTGTTTGGAGAGCCAAAGAGCCTGGACCGGTCCTGGGAATCACCAGCGCCGTTCATGGCGATGAAGTGAATGGCACAGGAGCGATCCGCAGCCTCATCCAAGAACCTCCCTTCTCTTTGGCCCGCGGGACTCTTATCCTCATCCCGGTGATCAACATTCTCGGATTCGAGCGACACACTCGCTACATGCCGGACCGCCGCGATCTCAATCGCTCTTTCCCGGGAACCGCCAAAGGCAGTCTCACTGCGAGGCTCGCCCGCAAGGTGTTTGAAGATGTCGTCAAACGCTGCGACTACATCGTCGACCTTCACACAGCCGCCCTGCGGCGAACCAATTTTCCCAACGTACGGGCCGACTGCGAGAATACGGACTGTCAACGCCTCGCGCGTGCCTTCGGTTGCGAGGTGATTGTCAACGGATCAGGCCCCGAAGGTTCACTTCGTAGAGAAGCGGTCGATGCCGGATGCCCCACAATTGTCATCGAAGCAGGCGAAGTTTGGAAAGTGGAGCCCACCGTATTGGATCTCACCCGACGAGGCATTACCAACGTCCTCATTGAACTGGGAATCGTCGAAGGATTCCAACAGCTCCCTCCACACCAGATCATTGTCGAAGAAACCAAATGGGTTCGGGCCGAAAAGGCTGGCCTCTTACGCTACCACGTCGCCCCTGGACAATCAGTCGCCTCGGGTCAAGTGCTTGCCACCAACACCACCCTCCTCGGCCGCACCAATGAAACCATTCGAAGCCCCTACGATGGAATCGTCATGGGGATGACGACAATGCCGGCCGTCGCCGCCGGCGATCCAATATTTCACATCGCCCTCCCCAAGAGTAAACAGCAGCACCTCCGATTAACTCAAAGTATCGGCGGACTCGAAAAGAACTCACTCGAATCCGATCTGCGAACCCAACTGGCGACCAACATCGATGTGAGTGAGGAGGAAGAACAATGA